A window of the Lagenorhynchus albirostris chromosome 1, mLagAlb1.1, whole genome shotgun sequence genome harbors these coding sequences:
- the SNAPC5 gene encoding snRNA-activating protein complex subunit 5 isoform X3: MISSGREDEMLSSQPAPEQSHDMLVHVDNEASINQTALELSTRSHVPEEEEEEEEEESDS, from the exons ATGATTAGTTCTGGGAGAGAAGATGAGATGCTGTCTTCTCAACCTGCGCCTGAACAGTCACATGAT ATGTTGGTGCATGTAGACAATGAAGCATCAATCAACCAGACCGCACTGGAGTTGAGCACAAGGAGCCATGtgccagaagaggaggaggaggaggaggaggaagaatcaGATTCCTGA
- the RPL4 gene encoding large ribosomal subunit protein uL4, translating into MACARPLISVYSEKGESSGKNVTLPAVFKAPIRPDIVNFVHTNLRKNNRQPYAVSELAGHQTSAESWGTGRAVARIPRVRGGGTHRSGQGAFGNMCRGGRMFAPTKTWRRWHRRVNTTQKRYAICSALAASALPALVMSKGHRIEEVPELPLVVEDKVEGYKKTKEAVLLLKKLKAWNDIKKVYASQRMRAGKGKMRNRRRIQRRGPCIIYNEDNGIIKAFRNIPGITLLNVSKLNILKLAPGGHVGRFCIWTESAFRKLDELYGTWRKSASLKSNYNLPMHKMLNTDLSRILKSPEIQRALRAPRKKIHRRVLKKNPLKNLRIMLKLNPYAKTMRRNTILRQARNHKIRMDRVAAALEAKSDEKGIPGKKPVMGKKGKEAICVKKLKKPKKPKKPLVGKKAAVTKKPAAKKKPAKKKPAEKKPAEKKPTEKKPTTEEKKAAA; encoded by the exons ATG gcGTGTGCTCGTCCACTGATATCAGTGTACTCTGAAAAGGGGGAGTCATCTGGCAAAAATGTCACTTTGCCTGCTGTGTTCAAGGCTCCCATTCGACCAGATATTGTGAACTTTGTTCACACCAACTTGCGCAAAAACAACAGACAGCCCTATGCTGTCAGTGAATTAGCAG GTCATCAAACCAGTGCTGAGTCTTGGGGTACTGGCAGAGCTGTGGCTCGAATTCCCAGGGTTCGAGGTGGCGGCACTCACCGTTCTGGCCAGGGTGCTTTTGGAAAT ATGTGTCGTGGGGGCCGCATGTTTGCACCAACCAAGACCTGGCGACGTTGGCACCGCAGAGTGAATACAACGCAGAAGCGATATGCCATCTGCTCTGCGTTGGCTGCCTCGGCTTTACCAGCGCTGGTCATGTCTAAAG GTCATCGTATAGAGGAAGTTCCTGAACTTCCTTTGGTGGTTGAAGATAAAGTTGAAGGCTACAAGAAGACCAAGGAGGCTGTTTTGCTCCTGAAGAAACTTAAGGCTTGGAATGATATCAAAAAG GTCTACGCCTCACAGCGAATGAGAGCTGGCAAAGGCAAAATGAGAAACCGTCGCCGTATCCAGCGCAGGGGACCCTGCATCATTTATAATGAGGACAATGGTATCATCAAGGCCTTCAGAAACATTCCTG GAATTACTCTGCTTAATGTAAGCAAACTGAACATTTTGAAACTTGCTCCTGGTGGGCACGTGGGACGTTTCTGCATTTGGACTGAAAGTGCTTTCCGCAAGTTAGATGAGCTGTATGGCACTTGGCGTAAATCTGCCTCCCTCAAGAGTAACTACAA cCTCCCCATGCACAAGATGCTCAATACAGACCTTAGCAGAATCTTGAAAAGCCCAGAGATCCAAAGAGCCCTCCGAGCACCACG CAAGAAGATTCATCGCAGAGTCTTGAAGAAGAATCCACTGAAAAACCTGAGAATCATGTTGAAGCTAAACCCATATGCAAAGACCATGCGCCGGAACACCATTCTTCGCCAGGCCAGGAAC CACAAAATCCGGATGGATAGGGTAGCAGCAGCACTAGAAGCCAAATCAGATGAGAAAGGGATTCCAGGCAAGAAGCCTGTGatgggaaagaagggaaaggaggccATTTGCGTTAAGAAGCTGAAGAAGCCGAAGAAGCCAAAGAAGCCTTTGGTGGGAAAAAAGGCTGCAGTGACCAAGAAACCAGCAGCTAAAAAGAAGCCTGCTAAAAAGAAGCCTGCAGAAAAGAAGCCCGCAGAAAAGAAGCCCACAGAAAAGAAACCcaccacagaggaaaagaaggctGCTGCATAa
- the SNAPC5 gene encoding snRNA-activating protein complex subunit 5 isoform X1 has translation MLSRLQELRKEEETLLRLKAALHDQLNRLKVEELALQSMISSGREDEMLSSQPAPEQSHDQMLVHVDNEASINQTALELSTRSHVPEEEEEEEEEESDS, from the exons ATGTTGAGCCGGCTTCAGGAGCTGCGCAAGGAGGAGGAGACGCTGCTCCGGTTGAAAGCGGCCCTGCACGACCAGCTGAACCGGCTCAAG GTTGAAGAATTGGCCCTCCAGTCAATGATTAGTTCTGGGAGAGAAGATGAGATGCTGTCTTCTCAACCTGCGCCTGAACAGTCACATGAT CAGATGTTGGTGCATGTAGACAATGAAGCATCAATCAACCAGACCGCACTGGAGTTGAGCACAAGGAGCCATGtgccagaagaggaggaggaggaggaggaggaagaatcaGATTCCTGA
- the SNAPC5 gene encoding snRNA-activating protein complex subunit 5 isoform X2, whose amino-acid sequence MLSRLQELRKEEETLLRLKAALHDQLNRLKVEELALQSMISSGREDEMLSSQPAPEQSHDMLVHVDNEASINQTALELSTRSHVPEEEEEEEEEESDS is encoded by the exons ATGTTGAGCCGGCTTCAGGAGCTGCGCAAGGAGGAGGAGACGCTGCTCCGGTTGAAAGCGGCCCTGCACGACCAGCTGAACCGGCTCAAG GTTGAAGAATTGGCCCTCCAGTCAATGATTAGTTCTGGGAGAGAAGATGAGATGCTGTCTTCTCAACCTGCGCCTGAACAGTCACATGAT ATGTTGGTGCATGTAGACAATGAAGCATCAATCAACCAGACCGCACTGGAGTTGAGCACAAGGAGCCATGtgccagaagaggaggaggaggaggaggaggaagaatcaGATTCCTGA